One window of the Acinonyx jubatus isolate Ajub_Pintada_27869175 chromosome A2, VMU_Ajub_asm_v1.0, whole genome shotgun sequence genome contains the following:
- the MTERF1 gene encoding transcription termination factor 1, mitochondrial isoform X1: MHLYNIVYVVLYSIPKGLGYLTIMAPRNFLCMRGNFLFGSRGWMIRFPAKILFKLVSFRLYSMKCGNTDSESSENEELLNNLLKMGVDVDMAKKRQPGVFNRMGTKEQDLKMFLLSKGASKEVIASIISRYPRAITRTPESLSERWDLWRRIMTSDLEIINILERSPESFFRSRNNLNLENNIKFLYSVGLTHKCLCRLLTSAPRTFSNSLDLNKQMIELLQEVCLSLGHNEPRDFVGKIIFKNPFILIQSTKRVKTNIEFLQSTFNLNNEQLLILLCGPGAKILDLSNDYVSRNYTNIKEKLFSLGCTEEEVHRFILSYPDVVFLGEKKFNDKIDCLIEEKISVSQIIENPRILDSSISTLKSRIKELVNAGYNFSTSNITLLSWSQKRYKAKLKKLNTEQNIVLGN; encoded by the coding sequence ATGCATTTGTATAATATTGTGTATGTTGTTTTATACAGCATTCCAAAAGGTTTGGGATATCTGACCATTATGGCACCAAGAAACTTCTTGTGTATGAGAGGTAACTTTCTCTTTGGTTCAAGAGGTTGGATGATCCGGTTTCCTGCAAAAATCCTCTTTAAATTAGTTTCGTTTAGGCTTTACAGCATGAAGTGTGGTAATACAGACAGTGAGTCTTCAGAGAATGAAGAACTACTGAATAACCTACTTAAAATGGGAGTAGATGTGGACATGGCGAAAAAACGACAGCCTGGAGTTTTTAATAGGATGGGAACTAAAGAGCAAGACCTGAAGATGTTCCTTCTATCCAAAGGAGCTAGCAAAGAAGTGATTGCTAGCATTATATCAAGATACCCACGAGCCATTACACGCACACCTGAAAGTCTTTCAGAACGGTGGGATCTGTGGAGAAGAATTATGACATCAGACCTTGAAATTATAAACATCTTGGAACGTTCTCCTGAATCTTTTTTTCGGTCcagaaacaacctaaacttagaaaataatatcAAGTTCCTCTACTCAGTTGGATTGACCCATAAATGCCTTTGTCGATTGTTGACCAGTGCCCCACGTACCTTCTCCAATAGTCTAGATCTGAATAAACAGATGATTGAACTTTTGCAAGAAGTCTGTTTGTCACTGGGTCACAATGAGCCCAGAGATTTTGTTgggaagataatttttaaaaaccctttcattttaattcagaGTACCAAACGGGTGAAAACTAACATTGAGTTTTTACAGTCAACTTTCAACTTGAACAATGAGCAGCTGCTCATTCTGCTGTGTGGTCCAGGAGCTAAAATTCTAGACCTTTCCAATGACTATGTCAGCAGAAACTACACAAATATCAAGGAGAAGCTGTTTTCTCTTGGGTGTACTGAAGAAGAGGTGCACAGGTTTATCTTAAGCTATCCAGATGTGGTCTTCTTGGGAGAGAAAAAGTTTAATGATAAAATAGACTGCctcatagaagaaaaaattagcGTATCACAAATAATTGAAAATCCTCGGATTTTGGATTCAAGCataagtactttaaaaagtcGAATCAAAGAATTGGTAAATGCTGGCTATAATTTCAGTACATCAAACATCACTCTTTTATCTTGGAGTCAAAAAAGATATAAAGCTAAATTGAAAAAGTTAAACACTGAACAGAACATTGTTCTGGGGAATTAA
- the MTERF1 gene encoding transcription termination factor 1, mitochondrial isoform X3: MKCGNTDSESSENEELLNNLLKMGVDVDMAKKRQPGVFNRMGTKEQDLKMFLLSKGASKEVIASIISRYPRAITRTPESLSERWDLWRRIMTSDLEIINILERSPESFFRSRNNLNLENNIKFLYSVGLTHKCLCRLLTSAPRTFSNSLDLNKQMIELLQEVCLSLGHNEPRDFVGKIIFKNPFILIQSTKRVKTNIEFLQSTFNLNNEQLLILLCGPGAKILDLSNDYVSRNYTNIKEKLFSLGCTEEEVHRFILSYPDVVFLGEKKFNDKIDCLIEEKISVSQIIENPRILDSSISTLKSRIKELVNAGYNFSTSNITLLSWSQKRYKAKLKKLNTEQNIVLGN; encoded by the coding sequence ATGAAGTGTGGTAATACAGACAGTGAGTCTTCAGAGAATGAAGAACTACTGAATAACCTACTTAAAATGGGAGTAGATGTGGACATGGCGAAAAAACGACAGCCTGGAGTTTTTAATAGGATGGGAACTAAAGAGCAAGACCTGAAGATGTTCCTTCTATCCAAAGGAGCTAGCAAAGAAGTGATTGCTAGCATTATATCAAGATACCCACGAGCCATTACACGCACACCTGAAAGTCTTTCAGAACGGTGGGATCTGTGGAGAAGAATTATGACATCAGACCTTGAAATTATAAACATCTTGGAACGTTCTCCTGAATCTTTTTTTCGGTCcagaaacaacctaaacttagaaaataatatcAAGTTCCTCTACTCAGTTGGATTGACCCATAAATGCCTTTGTCGATTGTTGACCAGTGCCCCACGTACCTTCTCCAATAGTCTAGATCTGAATAAACAGATGATTGAACTTTTGCAAGAAGTCTGTTTGTCACTGGGTCACAATGAGCCCAGAGATTTTGTTgggaagataatttttaaaaaccctttcattttaattcagaGTACCAAACGGGTGAAAACTAACATTGAGTTTTTACAGTCAACTTTCAACTTGAACAATGAGCAGCTGCTCATTCTGCTGTGTGGTCCAGGAGCTAAAATTCTAGACCTTTCCAATGACTATGTCAGCAGAAACTACACAAATATCAAGGAGAAGCTGTTTTCTCTTGGGTGTACTGAAGAAGAGGTGCACAGGTTTATCTTAAGCTATCCAGATGTGGTCTTCTTGGGAGAGAAAAAGTTTAATGATAAAATAGACTGCctcatagaagaaaaaattagcGTATCACAAATAATTGAAAATCCTCGGATTTTGGATTCAAGCataagtactttaaaaagtcGAATCAAAGAATTGGTAAATGCTGGCTATAATTTCAGTACATCAAACATCACTCTTTTATCTTGGAGTCAAAAAAGATATAAAGCTAAATTGAAAAAGTTAAACACTGAACAGAACATTGTTCTGGGGAATTAA
- the MTERF1 gene encoding transcription termination factor 1, mitochondrial isoform X2, translated as MQSPLSLRQMSIPKGLGYLTIMAPRNFLCMRGNFLFGSRGWMIRFPAKILFKLVSFRLYSMKCGNTDSESSENEELLNNLLKMGVDVDMAKKRQPGVFNRMGTKEQDLKMFLLSKGASKEVIASIISRYPRAITRTPESLSERWDLWRRIMTSDLEIINILERSPESFFRSRNNLNLENNIKFLYSVGLTHKCLCRLLTSAPRTFSNSLDLNKQMIELLQEVCLSLGHNEPRDFVGKIIFKNPFILIQSTKRVKTNIEFLQSTFNLNNEQLLILLCGPGAKILDLSNDYVSRNYTNIKEKLFSLGCTEEEVHRFILSYPDVVFLGEKKFNDKIDCLIEEKISVSQIIENPRILDSSISTLKSRIKELVNAGYNFSTSNITLLSWSQKRYKAKLKKLNTEQNIVLGN; from the exons ATGCAAAGTCCTCTCTCTTTAAGACAAATGAG CATTCCAAAAGGTTTGGGATATCTGACCATTATGGCACCAAGAAACTTCTTGTGTATGAGAGGTAACTTTCTCTTTGGTTCAAGAGGTTGGATGATCCGGTTTCCTGCAAAAATCCTCTTTAAATTAGTTTCGTTTAGGCTTTACAGCATGAAGTGTGGTAATACAGACAGTGAGTCTTCAGAGAATGAAGAACTACTGAATAACCTACTTAAAATGGGAGTAGATGTGGACATGGCGAAAAAACGACAGCCTGGAGTTTTTAATAGGATGGGAACTAAAGAGCAAGACCTGAAGATGTTCCTTCTATCCAAAGGAGCTAGCAAAGAAGTGATTGCTAGCATTATATCAAGATACCCACGAGCCATTACACGCACACCTGAAAGTCTTTCAGAACGGTGGGATCTGTGGAGAAGAATTATGACATCAGACCTTGAAATTATAAACATCTTGGAACGTTCTCCTGAATCTTTTTTTCGGTCcagaaacaacctaaacttagaaaataatatcAAGTTCCTCTACTCAGTTGGATTGACCCATAAATGCCTTTGTCGATTGTTGACCAGTGCCCCACGTACCTTCTCCAATAGTCTAGATCTGAATAAACAGATGATTGAACTTTTGCAAGAAGTCTGTTTGTCACTGGGTCACAATGAGCCCAGAGATTTTGTTgggaagataatttttaaaaaccctttcattttaattcagaGTACCAAACGGGTGAAAACTAACATTGAGTTTTTACAGTCAACTTTCAACTTGAACAATGAGCAGCTGCTCATTCTGCTGTGTGGTCCAGGAGCTAAAATTCTAGACCTTTCCAATGACTATGTCAGCAGAAACTACACAAATATCAAGGAGAAGCTGTTTTCTCTTGGGTGTACTGAAGAAGAGGTGCACAGGTTTATCTTAAGCTATCCAGATGTGGTCTTCTTGGGAGAGAAAAAGTTTAATGATAAAATAGACTGCctcatagaagaaaaaattagcGTATCACAAATAATTGAAAATCCTCGGATTTTGGATTCAAGCataagtactttaaaaagtcGAATCAAAGAATTGGTAAATGCTGGCTATAATTTCAGTACATCAAACATCACTCTTTTATCTTGGAGTCAAAAAAGATATAAAGCTAAATTGAAAAAGTTAAACACTGAACAGAACATTGTTCTGGGGAATTAA